From the genome of Gorilla gorilla gorilla isolate KB3781 chromosome 4, NHGRI_mGorGor1-v2.1_pri, whole genome shotgun sequence, one region includes:
- the LMNB1 gene encoding lamin-B1 isoform X2 — protein sequence MYEEEINETRRKHETRLVEVDSGRQIEYEYKLAQALHEMREQHDAQVRLYKEELEQTYHAKLENARLSSEMNTSTVNSAREELMESRMRIESLSSQLSNLQKESRACLERIQELEDLLAKEKDNSRRMLTDKEREMAEIRDQMQQQLNDYEQLLDVKLALDMEISAYRKLLEGEEERLKLSPSPSSRVTVSRASSSRSVRTTRGKRKRVDVEESEASSSVSISHSASATGNVCIEEIDVDGKFIRLKNTSEQDQPMGGWEMIRKIGDTSVSYKYTSRYVLKAGQTVTIWAANAGVTASPPTDLIWKNQNSWGTGEDVKVILKNSQGEEVAQRSTVFKTTIPEEEEEEEEAAGVVVEEELFHQQGTPRASNRSCAIM from the exons ATGTATGAAGAG gaGATTAACGAGACCAGAAGGAAGCATGAAACACGCTTGGTAGAGGTGGATTCTGGGCGTCAAATTGAGTATGAGTACAAGCTGGCGCAAGCCCTTCATGAGATGAGAGAGCAACATGATGCCCAAGTGAGGCTGTATAAGGAGGAGCTGGAGCAGACTTACCATGCCAAA CTTGAGAATGCCAGACTGTCATCAGAGATGAATACTTCTACTGTCAACAGTGCCAGGGAAGAACTGATGGAAAGCCGCATGAGAATTGAGAGCCTTTCATCCCAGCTTTCTAATCTACAGAAAGAG TCTAGAGCATGTTTGGAAAGGATTCAAGAATTAGAGGACTTGCTTGCTAAAGAAAAAGACAACTCTCGTCGCATGCtgacagacaaagagagagagatggcggAAATAAGGGATCAAATGCAGCAACAGCTGAATGACTATGAACAGCTTCTTGATGTAAAGTTAGCCCTGGACATGGAAATCAGTGCTTACAGGAAACTCTTAGAAGGCGAAGAAGAGAG GTTGAAGCTGTCTCCAAGCCCTTCTTCCCGTGTGACAGTATCCCGAGCATCCTCAAGTCGTAGTGTACGTACAACTAGAGGAAAGCGGAAGAGGGTTGATGTGGAAGAATCAGAGGCGAGTAGTAGTGTTAGCATCTctcattctgcctcagccactggaAATGTTTGCATCGAAGAAATTGATGTTGATGGGAAATTTATCCGCTTGAAGAACACTTCTGAACAG GATCAACCAATGGGAGGCTGGGAGATGATCAGAAAAATTGGAGACACATCAGTCAGTTATAAATATACCTCAAGATATgtgctgaaggcaggccagacTGTTACA ATTTGGGCTGCAAACGCTGGTGTCACAGCCAGCCCCCCAACTGACCTCATCTGGAAGAACCAGAACTCGTGGGGCACTGGCGAAGATGTGAAGGTTATATTGAAAAATTCTCAGGGAGAG GAGGTTGCTCAAAGAAGTACAGTCTTTAAAACAACCATAcctgaagaagaggaggaggaggaagaagcagcTGGAGTGGTTGTTGAGGAAGAACTTTTCCACCAGCAg GGAACCCCAAGAGCATCCAATAGAAGCTGTGCAATTATGTAA